One window from the genome of Salvia miltiorrhiza cultivar Shanhuang (shh) chromosome 7, IMPLAD_Smil_shh, whole genome shotgun sequence encodes:
- the LOC130993827 gene encoding uncharacterized protein LOC130993827, whose translation MYSQSAPEHVIHHRQYVHRDREGAHLRLMQDYFNDNPTYRPTFFQRRFRMQKELFLHIVEAVQGEDTYFQMSHDARGQDSLTPLQKCTAAIRQLATGVSADTFDEYLKVAETTGRLCLKKFCTVVIWAFGAHYLRRPMQTDI comes from the coding sequence ATGTACTCCCAATCGGCGCCGGAACATGTTATTCATCACCGTcaatacgtccaccgtgatcgtgagggCGCCCatttacgtcttatgcaagactacttcaacgacaatccaACGTATAGGCCTACATTTTTCCAACGTCGTTTTCGgatgcagaaggagctgttcttgcacatcgtcgaggctgttcaaggtgaggATACTTACTTCCAGATGAGCCATGATGCACGAGGTCAAGACTCTCTCACACCGTTGCAAAAATGCACGGCGGCTATTCGCCAATTAGCCACTGGcgtcagtgcggatactttcgacgagtatctcaaggtTGCCGAGACGACGGGGCGTCTATGTCTCAAGAAGTTTTGCACGGTTGTCATCTGGGCTTTCGGAGCCCATTATCTTCGCCGTCCAATGCAGACAGACATCTAA
- the LOC130992726 gene encoding protein RESPONSE TO ABA AND SALT 1-like, translating into MVQMANFSSFYQGWLSRQEDLLRQLEALLSPVDGFDRKRECGDIIPRVIEHYREFYREKAAAVEEDVFVSISPPWMSSFERSLLWITGFRPSILFPIMDGALAEELSPGQMQRMEEVKTESRRREREITQDMARVQETVAEQPVYSLVKRFRNSVDYSVPEMHAAIDELKAAMRAVVGNADALQGWTVAEMVEVLDPVQGVRFLAAVARFQLRARNWGVERDA; encoded by the coding sequence ATGGTACAAATGGCAAACTTCAGCAGCTTCTACCAAGGGTGGCTCAGCCGCCAAGAAGACCTGCTCCGGCAGCTCGAGGCCCTCTTGTCGCCGGTTGACGGCTTCGACCGGAAGAGAGAATGCGGCGATATCATTCCTCGCGTAATCGAGCATTACCGGGAGTTCTACCGCGAGAAGGCGGCGGCGGTTGAGGAGGATGTGTTTGTGTCGATATCTCCGCCGTGGATGAGCTCCTTCGAGCGCTCGCTGCTGTGGATTACGGGGTTTCGGCCGTCCATCCTCTTCCCGATCATGGACGGCGCGCTGGCGGAGGAGCTGTCGCCGGGGCAGATGCAGCGGATGGAGGAGGTGAAGACGGAGTCGCGCCGGAGGGAGAGGGAGATCACGCAGGACATGGCGCGGGTGCAGGAGACGGTGGCGGAGCAGCCGGTCTACAGTCTGGTCAAGAGGTTCAGGAACTCGGTCGACTACTCGGTGCCGGAGATGCATGCGGCTATAGACGAGCTCAAGGCGGCGATGCGGGCGGTGGTCGGGAATGCGGATGCGCTTCAGGGGTGGACTGTGGCCGAGATGGTAGAGGTGCTGGATCCGGTGCAGGGGGTCAGGTTTTTGGCGGCGGTGGCGCGCTTTCAGCTTCGGGCCAGAAATTGGGGGGTCGAGAGAGACGCCTAG